ACGGAGCGTGACATAAATTTGTGCGTGGTACTGCATAGAATTCAAACTGTGAAGACGGTCTTTATTGTACGCCCCGGGGGGATTCTCGGAAACTGAGACTTCTGCCATCTCCTAAAGGCCCTAGAGATTCACAGAAAATAGCTATAGCCAAGGGCAAAAAGAAAGGTGAGTTGTCCCGCCAGGAGAAACAGATAAAGGATAAAACGGGGCTTGAAAATCGAAAGCATCAAGCCGATCGCCTTGATATCGATCATCGGCCCAAAGATCAAAAAAGCCAGCAGGGAACCCGTGGTGAAAGTGGAAGCAAAAGACAGGGCGAAAAATGAATCTACGGTGGAACAGATAGAAACGATCGCCGCCAGCAACATCATGGCCACGATGGAAGTGACGGTCCCTTGACCCAGGCTCAGCACCACTTCTCGGGGGACGAAAACTTGAATGAGGGCGGCGATCGCACTGCCAAAAATCAAGACTGCCCCCAGCTCCCGCAACTCCACCGTAATATTCGTAATCAAAGCATCAAGGCGGTCACGGAAGCGCTGGTCTGGCACCGGAGCCGCTGCCACCATCTGGGCGGCGGCCACAGCTTCTAAAGGGGCTGCTTGTTGGCCCCCCAGAAAAAAAGTCCCCGATTGGAGTAGGGGGCTCACACTGGCGACCGCAGTTTGGTTTTGGTTCACGGATTGAACAAACTTGAGTCTTTGGGCCAGTTTTGGTTGTAGTAGAACCTTGGGGTCAGATTGGATGCTAAACACAGTACCGACGATGGTGGCGATCGCCAAGGAACCCAGCATCCGATAAAGCACGATTTCTGGCTGGCCCCGGAAGGCGATCCAAGTAGACCAAATCACCACGGGATTTAGGGCCGGCGCTGACAACAAAAAGCCAACTGCCACGGAAGTCGGGAGACCCTGGAGCATAAATCGCCTAGCCACGGGCACGTTACCACATTCACACACCGGAAATAAAAACCCGATGCAACTGCCCATAAAAGCACCCAATAAAGGGTTTTTTGGAAAACGCTGGATCAATTGACGCTCATCAACCCAGACCAACAAAACACTCGATAGAATGACCCCCAGCATCAAAAAGGGCATTGCCTCCACCAGTAGGCTGACAAAGAGGGTAAAGGCACTGTGTAGTTGACTCATGGAGAAAAAATAACAATGGGCACTAACTGAGGCGGCTTTTTAGGGAAATTTGTTCCGCTTTACGCGTCGGAAACGTGATGATTACCGTAGTTCCTAACCCTACATTACTCTTAATCGTCACCGTCCCATTATAGATTTTTGCGATTCGCTCGGCGATCGCCAACCCCAGGCCCGTACCCTGCTGCTCATATTGCTGGCGATCGAACTGCATATAAGCGCCCATGGTGCGTACCTGCTCCGGCGTCATCCCCCGGCCCCGGTCCTTGACCGCTAATTGCCAAACCTCTCCATTGATACGACTTTTGACTAAAACAGAACTCTGACATTCGGCCAAATGCTCAGAAAACTTAAACGCGTTATCAATAATTTCCTTAATGAGAGTCGCCAGCCACTTCTCTGACACTAATACATGAGCTGGACACAACTCCAATTTGAGGTCACCATCGCGTTGATAACGATGGGCAATTTGTTGAGCAAGGGTGCGAATCAAATGATCACTCCTTTCCGTTACCTGACCATACCAACGGTGAAACTCTTCCGGGTCATGGGTGGCCAGATCGAGTTTTGTATACAACAAAAATTTTTGGATCAAATCATGGAGGCGACTGGCAGAAATTCGGATACTGTCACTGATTTCTCGAATTTCTTGCCGATCTAAAGTTTCCCAAAACTCTCCCAGAAGTTCGGCAGACGTCATAATCCCTTGGAGGGGCGTGCGTAGCTCATGGGGTAGAGCCATGGTCAAACTCCGCCGCAACTGTTCTAGCTGTTGAGCCGAATGTTGCGCCAGCCCTTTGCGACGGTTCAAGCGCCCCTGGATGGCACTGAGGAGCTCCTCGCGGGTAAATGGTTTGGGAATATAGTCGTCGGCCCCCAAATCCATCCCCTGCCGTTGGGCAGATCGGGAGGCACGTGCCGAAAGAAAAATAAAGGGAATGGTCGTGGTGGTTGGATTGTCATGGAGTTTTTGGAGAACTCCGTAACCATCTAAAAGGGGGAGATTGACATCGCAGATGATCAGATCTGGAAGTTGCTTCAAGGCGGTTTCGAGGCCAATTTGACCATTGGTGGCCGTAATGACATCAAAGCCCTCAACGGTCAGCATATCTCGCAGGATGCCTAGAACACTAAGCTCATCTTCAATGACTAAAACAGTTGTCACGAGATGTTAGGCCTCCGTCTTGGGAAAAGTGAAAAAACGTATCATGTCACGCCTATTATCTCATACCAGTTGAAGGCAATTTGCAAAGTGGTGCTTTGAACTGGGAATCAGAGTTGTTGGGGCACTGATTCCATATTAGGAACCATGTCAAGAATGGTGGGCCAGGGGAATTTTTGCCTATGATAGTTGGAGTGCCTCAGCCTGCTTTTTTCTGGTGATTTCATGGTTAATTTGCAACAGTTACCGACCTTGACTCGTACCCTCGAGAATTTTTCGTTTGTCCAGCGTCATTTGGGGATCAGGGATAAAGCGGCGGCTCACATGCTCGCATTTTTGGGTTATGGCTCTTTAGATGAACTGATCGATCAAGCAATCCCTGTAAAGATTCGACAGCCACTAGACCTGGATCTCCCCGCAGCCCAGAGTGAACAGGAGGCTCTACAGGCTTTTTGGGCGATCGCCCAAAAAAACCAAGTCTATAAAAATTTCATTGGCATGGGCTATTACGACTGTGTAACGCCCCCGGTGATCCAGCGCAATATTTTAGAAAATCCGGGTTGGTACACAGCCTACACCCCCTATCAAGCGGAAATTGCCCAGGGCCGGCTAGAGGCGCTGCTCAATTTCCAGACGATGATTGTTGAACTGACCGGCCTAGAGATTGCGAATGCATCGTTGTTGGATGAAGGTACGGCGGCGGCCGAAGCGATGGCGATGAGCTATGGGCTCTGCAAGAAGAAGCAGGCAAATACGTTTTTTGTGTCGGAATTGTGCCACCCACAGACCATTGAAGTGATCAAAACCCGAGCGATTCCGTTGAATATTAAGGTGGCGATCGCCGACCACCGCACCTTTGAGATTACCGATGATGTATTTGGGGTGCTGCTGCAATATCCGGCGACGGATGGGAGCATTTTTGATTATCGCGACTTTATCCAAAAAGCCCATGGCCAACAGGCGATCGCCACGGTCGCGGCGGACCTGTTAAGCCTCTGTTTACTCACTCCCCCCGGGGAAATGGGGGCAGATATTGCCGTGGGTACCAGTCAACGCTTTGGTGTGCCCCTTGGTTATGGCGGCCCCCATGCGGCCTATTTCGCCACAAAAGCCGAGTATCAACGGCAAATTCCGGGACGGATCGTCGGGGTCTCGAGGGATAGTCAAGGTCAACCAGCATTACGGCTGGCGCTGCAAACCCGTGAACAACACATCCGGCGGGATAAGGCGACCAGCAACATTTGTACGGCCCAAGTCCTTCTGGCGGTAATGGCCGCAATGTATGGGGTCTACCACGGGGCAGAAGGACTCAAGGCGATCGCCGCCCAGGTGCAGCAGCAGACGCAAATTTTGGCGATGGGCTTAGACAAACTCGGCTTTGTGGTCAATCGTGAGCCCATCTTCGACACGATTAAAGTGCAAACCACAGCAGAGCAAGCACAAGCGATTCGTCAACGCGCTGAAGCCCAGGGGTATAACTTCCGCTACTTTACCGA
The nucleotide sequence above comes from [Synechococcus] sp. NIES-970. Encoded proteins:
- a CDS encoding putative permease, translated to MSQLHSAFTLFVSLLVEAMPFLMLGVILSSVLLVWVDERQLIQRFPKNPLLGAFMGSCIGFLFPVCECGNVPVARRFMLQGLPTSVAVGFLLSAPALNPVVIWSTWIAFRGQPEIVLYRMLGSLAIATIVGTVFSIQSDPKVLLQPKLAQRLKFVQSVNQNQTAVASVSPLLQSGTFFLGGQQAAPLEAVAAAQMVAAAPVPDQRFRDRLDALITNITVELRELGAVLIFGSAIAALIQVFVPREVVLSLGQGTVTSIVAMMLLAAIVSICSTVDSFFALSFASTFTTGSLLAFLIFGPMIDIKAIGLMLSIFKPRFILYLFLLAGQLTFLFALGYSYFL
- a CDS encoding two-component hybrid sensor and regulator, which encodes MTTVLVIEDELSVLGILRDMLTVEGFDVITATNGQIGLETALKQLPDLIICDVNLPLLDGYGVLQKLHDNPTTTTIPFIFLSARASRSAQRQGMDLGADDYIPKPFTREELLSAIQGRLNRRKGLAQHSAQQLEQLRRSLTMALPHELRTPLQGIMTSAELLGEFWETLDRQEIREISDSIRISASRLHDLIQKFLLYTKLDLATHDPEEFHRWYGQVTERSDHLIRTLAQQIAHRYQRDGDLKLELCPAHVLVSEKWLATLIKEIIDNAFKFSEHLAECQSSVLVKSRINGEVWQLAVKDRGRGMTPEQVRTMGAYMQFDRQQYEQQGTGLGLAIAERIAKIYNGTVTIKSNVGLGTTVIITFPTRKAEQISLKSRLS